Genomic window (Aquimarina sp. BL5):
CTAATACTTGTATTTCTAGCTTGTCTTTAGGATACTCCAATAACGCAATGTTATCCAATAAACGTTCCATTACATAGAGTTCATTATATACTGGTAATTGAATGGTGACGTAAGGAGTTTCTTCTTCTTTGGAAAGGTCAAAAGTAGGAGAATTATCATCTAGTTTACGAGACTTAAGATAATTGAAAAGTAAATTCAACTGTGCTAAACTATACAAGAAAATGATTAGTAAAGCTACTGTATAAATAACAATGATAGCAATATCCATTATGCAAAGCTATATTTAAAAATCCAACTTAAAATCTTAACGCCTGCAAAGATAGCACCTTTTATGGTTCCTGAAACTTTTGAGACGCCTATTCTCTTTTTATAACGAACAGGAACTTCTGTATAACTAAAACGCTTTTTTATTGCTTTTAGTTGCATCTCCACAGTCCATCCATAGGTTTTGTCTTGCATATTCAATTCCAGAAGCTTTTTGTATTTAATTGCTCTAAAAGGTCCTAGATCTGTGAATTTTGCTCCAAAAAAAAGTTTCATTAAACTTGTAGCAAGCCAATTCCCAAAAATCTGTGGAACGGTCATAGAACCTGATTCTCTTAATTTTTTATCTCTAGCACCAATAACCATATCCATATCTTGATTGATGATTGGTTCAATAATCTTTGTCAATTCTTCAGGGTAATCACTATAATCACCATCTAGAAATACAATAATCTCTGGAGTAGTTTTTTGTGAAGCTACATATGCTAAACCCTTAAGACAAGCATATCCATATCCCATTCTTTCCTCTCTTAGTACAATAGCTCCGGCTTGTTTTGCCACTGCTTCAGTATTATCACTGGAGTTGTTACTTACAACAATTATCTCAGAGACAAGATTAGGAATTTCATTGATTACATGGCCTATAGAGTCTTCTTCATTATAGGCAGGTATGATAACTTTGATTATGGGATTCATTTATAGCGAAGCATTGGGATTGTCTTTCTTAAAGCTAAAAACATCTGTCCATTCTCCCACTTTTTGATCATCAACGTATTTTTCTGCTTTAAAGAGCTTATCATTTTTATATAATAGGCAGTACCCGTTTTTTTTATTATTTTGATATTGATATTTTCTGATAATTTGATTTTTCTTATTACCAGCGGCAATATCGTAAATAATCCACCATTTTTCTGCTTTATCATTTATAAAATGTCCTTCTTTAATGAGTTTGTTTTCTGAGGAATAGAAATACCAATACCCTTGTTTCTTATTATTTCTATAATGCCCTTGTTCTAAAACAGTACCATTAGGATGATATATATACCAATAATCGATCTTTTGCTCGGCTATTTTCCAGCCTTCAGATTTGATGGATCCATCGCTATAATATTCTTTATGGTATTCTTTTTTAACAGAAGTTTGAAAAGAAAGGAAAAATAGGGAAATAACAATATAGACAGTGTATTTCATCATAATTAGCATTGGTTAGTTGCTTAGACGAAAATGATTTGGTTTACCTACAAAATATTTTTAAAAATTAAACTAATAGATTTTTAATGTGTATGCAAAAAAGCTTTTTTTAGATTTATTTAACAATAAAAGTGCATTTTGTCGATTTTTTTGTTAACTTTATCGATATAGTTGAAATTTGATTTCTATTTCTATATAAAGTTTAACGGGGCTAAATAAATTGATATTGATATGAATATTAGTGATAAATCCCGAAAATCACCCAAGTTTTTTCAATTTGACAAAGTATTATTCACTGTAATGTTTATTGCATTGCCGGGAATAATATTAGATGGTATCGTAGAATATAACGAAGGAGGACTAAGTGTCTATTTTATAAGAGCAATTATCACTTTTACAATAGTTACCATAAGTTTGTTATTGCAGAAAAGTGGTTTGATCAGAAAGTCTCGATTGCT
Coding sequences:
- a CDS encoding glycosyltransferase family 2 protein, producing the protein MNPIIKVIIPAYNEEDSIGHVINEIPNLVSEIIVVSNNSSDNTEAVAKQAGAIVLREERMGYGYACLKGLAYVASQKTTPEIIVFLDGDYSDYPEELTKIIEPIINQDMDMVIGARDKKLRESGSMTVPQIFGNWLATSLMKLFFGAKFTDLGPFRAIKYKKLLELNMQDKTYGWTVEMQLKAIKKRFSYTEVPVRYKKRIGVSKVSGTIKGAIFAGVKILSWIFKYSFA
- a CDS encoding toxin-antitoxin system YwqK family antitoxin, which translates into the protein MMKYTVYIVISLFFLSFQTSVKKEYHKEYYSDGSIKSEGWKIAEQKIDYWYIYHPNGTVLEQGHYRNNKKQGYWYFYSSENKLIKEGHFINDKAEKWWIIYDIAAGNKKNQIIRKYQYQNNKKNGYCLLYKNDKLFKAEKYVDDQKVGEWTDVFSFKKDNPNASL